A genomic segment from Micromonospora echinaurantiaca encodes:
- a CDS encoding HAD family hydrolase, whose product MGRSAAFFDLDKTVIAKSSALAFGRPFYRDGLITRRDVVKSAYAQLMFRLGGTDEQTMARTRDYLATLCKGWPVEQVRQIVAETLHELINPYVYAEAAALIEEHQAAGRDVVLVSASGEEMVRPIGALLGVTDVIATRMGVVDGRYSGEVEFYAAGPSKVDAVSELATARGYDLADSYAYSDSYSDRPLLECVGHPTAVNPDRQLRKLATENSWPVLEFRHPIPLGRRLRERPAVPVAAAALGVGVGVAIGIAWYGRHRRTRAAPAA is encoded by the coding sequence GTGGGCCGAAGTGCCGCTTTTTTCGATCTGGACAAGACCGTCATCGCCAAGTCGAGCGCCCTGGCGTTCGGACGGCCGTTCTACCGGGACGGCCTGATCACCCGGCGTGACGTGGTCAAGTCGGCGTACGCGCAGCTGATGTTCCGGCTGGGCGGCACCGACGAGCAGACCATGGCTCGGACCAGGGACTACCTCGCCACGCTCTGCAAGGGCTGGCCGGTGGAGCAGGTCCGCCAGATCGTCGCGGAGACACTGCACGAGCTGATCAACCCGTACGTGTACGCCGAGGCCGCCGCCCTCATCGAGGAGCACCAGGCGGCCGGCCGGGACGTCGTGCTGGTCTCCGCCTCCGGTGAGGAGATGGTCCGCCCGATCGGGGCGCTGCTCGGGGTCACCGACGTGATCGCCACCCGGATGGGCGTGGTGGACGGCCGCTACAGCGGCGAGGTGGAGTTCTACGCCGCTGGGCCGAGCAAGGTCGACGCGGTCAGCGAGCTGGCCACCGCGCGCGGCTACGACCTCGCCGACTCGTACGCCTACTCCGACTCGTACAGCGACCGTCCGCTGCTGGAGTGCGTGGGCCACCCGACGGCGGTCAACCCGGACCGGCAGCTGCGCAAGCTGGCGACGGAGAACTCCTGGCCGGTGCTGGAGTTCCGGCACCCGATCCCGCTGGGCCGGCGGCTGCGCGAGCGCCCCGCCGTGCCGGTCGCCGCGGCGGCCCTCGGCGTCGGCGTCGGGGTGGCCATCGGCATCGCCTGGTACGGCCGCCACCGCCGCACCCGCGCCGCACCGGCCGCCTGA
- a CDS encoding winged helix-turn-helix transcriptional regulator: MHWMSPDLVAGACPLSRTLDIIGGKWNAMIIRELLGGPRRFSQIRAGVGPISAKTLTERLRTLRDYDILDRTTAGEHVSYALTRRGQSLRPVLLELWRWGLADQESWGEDADQPGR, translated from the coding sequence ATGCACTGGATGTCGCCGGACCTCGTCGCCGGTGCGTGTCCGTTGTCGAGGACACTCGACATCATCGGCGGCAAGTGGAACGCCATGATCATTCGAGAGCTGCTCGGCGGGCCACGGCGGTTCTCGCAGATCCGTGCGGGAGTCGGTCCGATCAGCGCGAAGACGCTCACCGAACGGCTGCGAACCCTGCGGGACTACGACATCCTCGACAGGACCACCGCCGGCGAACACGTCAGCTACGCGCTGACGCGGCGCGGACAGTCCCTGCGGCCCGTGCTGCTGGAACTGTGGCGGTGGGGACTCGCCGACCAGGAAAGCTGGGGCGAAGACGCCGACCAGCCCGGTCGTTGA
- a CDS encoding DUF6328 family protein, translated as MLRCCPPPPRPRPIIAPVALHSALFRRGRKSELVRYAHRVSSGALGFMLIAMASAVLLITDYVLSRGVALLLSAITTLVFLLLWVGLPLTRRDWGRASDRTRAWREALPRLRHAYAAWLAIDNVPITLVRRALGHEQASSNRLYAQSAWPCRSAGGSPRRRAGARPRRLTFRTDPHRGSRCVLAASAAPCRRRPLARRRRPRRHRVTRHPTPPTASYGRSRWAGRRPRRRAQVTSKDRPSTGPPTHGMSTFSHIHRSSDGCPDDQAISTVSAARWLPPPPSSLIPGSSRKPPGRPVI; from the coding sequence TTGTTGCGCTGTTGTCCGCCGCCGCCGCGACCGCGACCGATCATCGCGCCGGTCGCGTTGCACTCGGCACTGTTCCGCCGGGGCCGCAAGTCCGAGCTGGTCCGGTACGCGCACCGGGTGTCCAGCGGCGCGCTGGGCTTCATGCTGATCGCCATGGCCAGCGCAGTTCTGCTGATCACCGACTACGTGCTCTCGCGGGGCGTCGCGCTGCTCCTGTCCGCCATCACCACGCTGGTCTTCCTGCTGCTCTGGGTGGGCCTGCCGCTCACCCGACGCGACTGGGGACGGGCGAGTGACCGAACCCGCGCGTGGCGGGAGGCGCTTCCACGATTGAGACACGCCTACGCCGCCTGGCTGGCCATCGACAACGTCCCCATCACCCTGGTGCGGCGGGCGCTGGGGCACGAGCAGGCGTCGTCGAATCGTTTATACGCACAGTCCGCCTGGCCCTGCCGCTCAGCTGGTGGCAGCCCGCGTCGACGAGCAGGTGCCAGGCCTCGTCGGTTGACGTTCCGGACCGACCCGCATCGAGGCTCGCGCTGCGTCCTTGCTGCCTCGGCCGCGCCGTGCCGACGTCGGCCTCTGGCTCGTAGGCGCCGGCCACGTCGGCATCGAGTAACTCGCCACCCAACTCCCCCCACAGCCAGCTATGGTCGATCACGTTGGGCGGGACGCCGTCCCCGTCGACGGGCACAAGTCACGAGTAAGGACCGGCCGTCGACCGGACCTCCAACGCACGGCATGTCGACGTTCTCCCACATCCACCGATCATCAGACGGCTGTCCTGATGACCAGGCGATTTCGACGGTTTCCGCCGCGCGGTGGCTGCCCCCGCCCCCGTCATCGTTGATTCCTGGATCCAGCCGCAAACCGCCAGGCCGGCCGGTAATTTGA
- a CDS encoding Fic family protein: MTTDPLAPLLELADIAPAVERARERFDQALRHRALRRHGGQVAAEVSLRSAVASAALEGYAHDREAVRAGTVTEPVLQGALRVAGALPGLSELWPKAPRQALAKLHVLAARDVVAEAELGRPVADPVVATRLDGLAGLAAGGTKVSPLVLAAVVHGELLNLRPFAGPSGLVARGAARLVLLSSGLDPRGLLAVDVGHHEREPEYVGSAGAFATGTPDGLRSWLRHYMTAVEVGADQLTAIGDEILAAA, translated from the coding sequence GTCGAGCGGGCCCGCGAGCGCTTCGACCAGGCGCTGCGGCACCGCGCGCTGCGCCGGCACGGCGGCCAGGTCGCGGCCGAGGTCAGCCTCCGCTCCGCGGTGGCCAGCGCGGCCCTCGAGGGGTACGCCCACGACCGGGAGGCCGTCCGGGCCGGCACGGTCACCGAGCCGGTGCTGCAGGGGGCGCTGCGGGTGGCCGGGGCGCTGCCCGGGCTGAGCGAGCTGTGGCCGAAGGCGCCCCGACAGGCGCTGGCCAAGCTGCACGTCCTCGCCGCCCGGGACGTGGTCGCCGAGGCCGAGCTGGGCCGCCCGGTGGCCGACCCGGTGGTGGCCACCCGGCTGGACGGGCTGGCCGGGCTGGCCGCCGGTGGCACCAAGGTCTCCCCGCTGGTGCTGGCCGCCGTCGTACACGGTGAGCTGCTGAACCTGCGCCCGTTCGCCGGACCGTCCGGGCTGGTCGCCCGGGGAGCCGCCCGGCTGGTGCTGCTCTCCAGCGGCCTCGACCCGCGTGGCCTCCTCGCCGTCGACGTGGGCCACCACGAGCGGGAACCCGAGTACGTCGGCTCGGCCGGCGCCTTCGCCACCGGCACCCCGGACGGCCTGCGCTCCTGGCTGCGGCACTACATGACGGCGGTCGAGGTCGGCGCGGACCAGCTCACCGCCATCGGCGACGAGATCCTCGCCGCCGCCTGA
- a CDS encoding MBL fold metallo-hydrolase — MDSRVVLIGGPTVLIEVGGVRLLTDPTFDPAGSSYPLGPVRLEKVAGPALAAEALGHVDAVLLSHDQHPDNLDGAGREFLRTVPMVLTTPAAAARLGGTAVGLSSGDRCVVRGAGGSVTVTGVSAQHGPPRLSSVLGPVTGFLVQPAGARESIYVSGDTVAVDDVPAVPVGLAVLHGGAARLPAFGEAGLSFTAADLVAVAGRLGDCPVMVVHQEGWDHFGEEPAAVAAAFTRAGIADRLVPLTPGGTAAVRLS, encoded by the coding sequence ATGGACAGCAGGGTGGTGTTGATCGGGGGACCGACGGTGCTGATCGAGGTGGGCGGGGTACGCCTGCTCACCGATCCGACGTTCGACCCGGCCGGATCCAGCTACCCGTTGGGACCGGTGAGGTTGGAGAAGGTGGCGGGCCCGGCACTCGCCGCGGAGGCGTTGGGTCACGTCGACGCGGTGCTGCTCAGCCATGATCAGCATCCGGACAACCTGGACGGCGCCGGCCGCGAATTCCTGCGAACGGTACCGATGGTGCTCACCACGCCGGCGGCGGCCGCCCGGCTGGGTGGTACGGCGGTCGGGCTGTCGTCGGGCGATCGGTGTGTGGTGCGGGGAGCCGGGGGGAGCGTCACGGTGACCGGCGTCTCCGCCCAGCACGGGCCGCCCCGGCTGTCGTCCGTGCTGGGCCCGGTGACGGGCTTCCTGGTCCAGCCGGCCGGCGCCCGTGAGTCGATCTACGTCTCGGGCGACACCGTGGCGGTGGACGACGTTCCAGCGGTCCCGGTCGGCCTGGCCGTCCTGCACGGCGGCGCGGCCCGACTGCCGGCGTTCGGCGAGGCGGGGCTGTCGTTCACCGCGGCGGACCTGGTTGCGGTGGCGGGGCGGCTCGGTGACTGCCCGGTGATGGTGGTTCATCAGGAAGGGTGGGACCACTTCGGCGAGGAGCCGGCCGCTGTCGCGGCGGCGTTCACGCGGGCAGGCATCGCCGATCGCCTCGTGCCGCTCACGCCTGGGGGGACGGCCGCCGTCCGGCTGAGCTGA
- a CDS encoding NADP-dependent oxidoreductase: protein MSTMHAVRAHTRGGPEQLVYEEAPLPEPGPGEVLVAVKAASMTPHELTWPETWTHSSDGTGPERTPIIPSHEFSGVVAASGAGVESPAEGEAVYGLIPFTRDGAAAEYVALPAAVLAAKPATVDHDHAAALPLAALSAWQALVDHADLQAGQHVLVQGGAGGVGIYVVQLAAGLGARVSATAAAADLEFVKGLGAEQVIDYAQERFEDHVSDVDVVVDLVGGATQSRSWSVLKPGGVLVTLATPPDQQEADRHGVRGVYFIVEPDQNALRSIAEFVDSGRLRPVLDRVLPLTETRSGYEALETAKRRGKIVIHVAD, encoded by the coding sequence ATGAGCACGATGCACGCCGTAAGAGCCCACACCAGGGGCGGGCCGGAGCAACTCGTGTACGAGGAGGCGCCGCTGCCCGAGCCGGGGCCGGGTGAGGTGTTGGTGGCCGTGAAGGCCGCTTCCATGACACCCCATGAGCTCACCTGGCCGGAAACGTGGACGCACAGCTCGGACGGGACCGGACCCGAGCGCACCCCGATCATCCCGTCGCACGAGTTCTCCGGAGTCGTCGCGGCGTCCGGCGCGGGGGTGGAGAGCCCCGCCGAGGGGGAGGCCGTCTACGGCTTGATCCCGTTCACCCGCGATGGCGCGGCCGCCGAGTACGTCGCCCTGCCCGCTGCCGTCCTGGCGGCCAAACCCGCCACCGTTGACCACGACCACGCCGCGGCGCTCCCACTCGCGGCCTTGAGTGCCTGGCAGGCACTGGTGGACCACGCCGATCTGCAGGCCGGCCAGCACGTGCTGGTGCAGGGCGGCGCTGGCGGCGTAGGGATCTACGTGGTGCAGCTCGCGGCCGGTCTCGGTGCGCGCGTGAGCGCAACGGCGGCGGCGGCCGACCTGGAGTTCGTCAAGGGTCTGGGTGCCGAGCAGGTCATCGACTACGCGCAGGAACGCTTCGAGGATCACGTCAGCGACGTGGACGTGGTCGTTGATCTTGTCGGAGGAGCGACGCAGTCGCGGTCCTGGTCGGTCCTGAAACCGGGCGGTGTGCTGGTCACCCTCGCCACGCCTCCCGACCAGCAGGAAGCAGACCGGCATGGCGTTCGTGGGGTGTACTTCATCGTCGAGCCCGACCAGAATGCGTTGCGTTCCATCGCCGAGTTCGTCGACAGCGGCCGGTTGAGGCCGGTGTTGGACCGCGTGCTGCCCCTCACTGAGACGCGCTCCGGTTACGAGGCACTCGAGACGGCCAAACGCCGCGGCAAGATCGTCATCCACGTCGCCGACTAG
- a CDS encoding tyrosine-type recombinase/integrase translates to MALLWVGAVAMGLLVVPCGGALLIERAGMVDGAVLAPWGWAAQVIGMFLALPAVVLALWLQRPARTGSAPSGPTGTVSSGRPNSPPSGRAIAYVATKAVGGMRFHDLRHACTTWLVTDGVPIYLAQRVMGHAQASTTLNRYTISPDDYAARILAAVDSSAAPCCL, encoded by the coding sequence ATGGCTCTGCTGTGGGTGGGTGCCGTTGCGATGGGGTTGCTGGTCGTCCCGTGTGGCGGGGCGCTGCTCATCGAGCGTGCGGGGATGGTCGACGGCGCCGTCCTCGCTCCCTGGGGTTGGGCGGCCCAGGTAATCGGTATGTTCCTCGCCCTGCCCGCTGTAGTACTGGCGCTCTGGCTGCAACGACCGGCCCGCACCGGTAGCGCGCCGTCTGGCCCGACCGGGACGGTGTCGAGTGGTCGGCCGAATTCACCACCGAGCGGGAGGGCGATCGCCTACGTGGCGACCAAGGCCGTCGGCGGGATGCGGTTCCACGATCTGAGACACGCCTGCACCACCTGGCTGGTCACCGACGGCGTTCCGATCTACCTGGCGCAGCGGGTCATGGGGCACGCGCAGGCGTCAACGACGCTCAATCGTTACACAATCAGCCCGGACGACTACGCCGCCCGCATCCTGGCCGCCGTCGACAGCTCTGCCGCCCCCTGCTGCCTTTGA
- a CDS encoding DUF6875 domain-containing protein, with amino-acid sequence MAAPTKSLFVVQDLEDPSKTRGLADSDLNALRAVADWIKTFVAMPNNDLGRPGPVCPFVGRAMERNTLWLAPERIADRGVAEVVQLVNDHSGRLLRAEPVQGDDIAFKAIVVVFTDVSADRANDILSDAQMAQLLKPSYAKDGVVIGEFHERNELTSVHSSALRPFRSPVPFVLLRHADITDWKLYLNDEDWLGLWARRFPESAVPALAEELRRTNWQHLEP; translated from the coding sequence ATGGCAGCGCCGACCAAGAGCCTTTTCGTCGTCCAAGATCTCGAGGACCCCAGCAAGACGAGGGGTCTCGCGGACAGCGATCTCAATGCGTTGCGCGCCGTCGCAGACTGGATCAAGACCTTCGTTGCCATGCCCAACAATGATCTCGGCCGTCCCGGTCCGGTATGCCCCTTCGTGGGCAGGGCGATGGAGCGCAACACGCTTTGGCTGGCTCCAGAGCGGATCGCCGACCGCGGCGTGGCGGAGGTCGTCCAGCTCGTGAACGACCACAGCGGAAGGCTCCTGCGCGCTGAACCCGTGCAAGGTGATGACATAGCCTTCAAAGCGATCGTCGTCGTTTTCACGGACGTGTCGGCGGACCGTGCCAACGACATTCTGAGCGACGCTCAGATGGCACAGTTGCTGAAACCCTCTTACGCCAAAGACGGTGTGGTGATAGGGGAATTCCACGAACGAAACGAGCTGACGTCGGTTCACAGCTCGGCACTCCGACCGTTCAGGTCGCCCGTGCCGTTCGTGCTGCTGCGGCACGCCGACATCACCGACTGGAAGCTCTACCTAAACGACGAAGACTGGCTCGGCCTGTGGGCGCGCCGTTTTCCCGAGTCCGCGGTCCCCGCTCTGGCCGAGGAACTACGCCGCACCAACTGGCAGCATCTCGAACCGTGA